The Poseidonibacter antarcticus genome includes a region encoding these proteins:
- a CDS encoding M14 family zinc carboxypeptidase has translation MKQLYRSYDESTHIFKDLENRYPNYIKLESIGKTWEERDINLITISKDVKTAHTRPALFFTGTIHAREWVGHELAIDFTKYVLENYESDPTLQAYLEYATIYMVPCANPDGYEYSRNHFSFWRKNRRVNADGSHGVDLNRNFPIGYVKSTMTTSNVYGGPEPFSEPETRALRDFVEVHPNISIALDYHSQGNVFFPAHDFRHEDTIDTTDMNTLCANMAEEIRKISGREYGIHQGKPPTKLISGSGREFYHSKGIISSVVEVGTRNISDYMGDMDEHLREHIPALLAAVKEVPNYDKNNSTKRVDSFEVTEIGSNHVNLEWKYNIEDDVFFEIYRSLKDKSFCNSSNLIARTQKLEFNDINLQSNRDYYYNIRVVNKKTGIKSPFYPQIILRTDPEYDEFSKTYYSAPSTTGYVAELLNNNSKHFGNNSLFVGIDENKGISYAIITINLGSLPDDAIIKSASFNLYPINRVSTTIEKYGEWNVGIVNQETMGDITDFDDVNNMEIIEYIGRPTASHQLTQGIWRTWELSGIECACLQEVAKNKQVVLRIEGPKELVIGRTRQMMQWDIGYGKYGYGLPYRPRLELTYTLKPTVTTIYPKSVHTISEHGIKNDEVTSGFDEKGKKIYSTFEFNTSSLPPYDETFITSGFFELNSTKNYIKDDIRFHLEFVDENIDQDYESITNREIIQNIGYDVSANELKNNQTQYFAFDTFSEITLNEKLKNKDDLAFVLKPTSSKKAIKDKTVSWETKKQSLSPKLILEHIPKRRKALEQVKNAQLIMENGKIKITWENPKHHDLKGVKVIKNAYRKPYSTHDGQKLFAGMDNYTFDDFGATDIDKYYAIFTYDEVPNYSKPIILKYKAR, from the coding sequence TTGAAACAACTTTATAGATCATATGATGAATCTACTCATATTTTCAAAGATTTAGAAAATAGATATCCTAATTATATTAAATTAGAGTCAATTGGAAAGACTTGGGAAGAAAGAGATATTAATTTAATCACAATCTCAAAAGATGTAAAAACAGCGCATACTAGACCTGCGTTGTTTTTTACAGGAACTATTCATGCAAGAGAATGGGTTGGTCATGAATTAGCAATTGATTTTACTAAATATGTATTAGAAAATTATGAAAGTGATCCCACACTACAAGCATATTTAGAATATGCTACTATTTATATGGTTCCTTGTGCAAATCCAGATGGATATGAATATTCAAGAAATCATTTTTCTTTTTGGAGAAAAAATAGAAGAGTAAATGCTGATGGTTCACATGGTGTTGATTTAAATAGAAACTTTCCTATAGGTTATGTAAAGTCTACAATGACAACTTCAAATGTTTATGGTGGTCCTGAACCTTTTTCTGAACCAGAAACTAGAGCTTTAAGAGATTTTGTAGAAGTACATCCAAATATTTCTATAGCTTTAGATTATCACTCACAAGGAAATGTATTTTTCCCTGCACATGATTTTAGACATGAAGATACTATTGATACAACTGATATGAATACTTTATGTGCAAATATGGCTGAAGAAATTAGAAAAATTTCTGGTCGTGAATATGGAATACATCAAGGTAAGCCACCTACTAAACTAATATCAGGTTCGGGTAGAGAATTTTATCACTCAAAAGGAATAATTTCAAGTGTTGTAGAAGTTGGTACAAGAAACATTTCTGATTATATGGGTGATATGGATGAACACTTAAGAGAACATATTCCAGCATTACTTGCAGCTGTTAAAGAAGTACCAAATTATGATAAAAATAATTCTACAAAAAGAGTAGATTCTTTTGAAGTAACAGAAATTGGATCGAACCATGTAAATCTTGAATGGAAATATAATATAGAAGATGACGTATTTTTCGAAATTTATAGAAGTTTAAAAGATAAATCATTTTGTAATAGTTCAAACTTAATCGCAAGAACACAAAAATTAGAGTTTAATGATATAAACCTTCAAAGCAATAGAGATTATTATTATAATATTAGAGTTGTTAATAAAAAAACTGGAATAAAATCACCATTTTATCCTCAAATTATATTAAGAACAGATCCTGAATATGATGAATTTAGTAAAACTTATTATTCAGCACCAAGTACTACAGGATATGTTGCAGAACTTTTAAATAATAATAGTAAACATTTTGGGAATAACTCTTTATTTGTAGGAATTGATGAAAATAAAGGTATTTCTTATGCAATTATTACTATAAATCTTGGCTCTTTACCTGATGATGCAATTATTAAATCAGCATCATTTAATCTATATCCAATTAATAGAGTCTCAACTACTATTGAAAAGTATGGTGAATGGAATGTAGGTATTGTTAATCAAGAAACTATGGGAGATATAACAGATTTTGATGATGTTAATAATATGGAAATCATTGAATATATTGGTCGACCAACAGCATCTCATCAACTAACACAAGGTATATGGAGAACATGGGAACTTTCAGGAATTGAGTGTGCCTGTCTTCAAGAAGTTGCTAAAAATAAACAAGTAGTATTAAGAATAGAAGGTCCTAAAGAGTTAGTAATAGGCAGAACTAGACAAATGATGCAATGGGATATTGGTTATGGTAAATATGGTTATGGACTTCCTTATAGACCAAGATTAGAACTTACTTATACTCTTAAACCTACTGTTACAACAATATATCCTAAATCTGTACATACAATAAGTGAACATGGGATAAAAAATGATGAAGTTACTTCAGGATTTGATGAAAAAGGTAAAAAAATTTATTCTACATTTGAATTTAATACTTCTTCTCTCCCTCCATATGATGAAACATTTATAACAAGTGGATTCTTTGAACTAAATTCTACAAAAAATTATATTAAAGACGATATACGATTTCATTTAGAATTTGTTGATGAAAATATTGACCAAGATTATGAAAGTATTACAAATAGAGAGATAATTCAGAATATTGGTTATGATGTAAGTGCAAATGAGCTTAAAAATAATCAAACACAATATTTTGCATTTGATACTTTTTCTGAAATTACTTTAAATGAAAAACTTAAGAATAAAGATGATTTAGCTTTTGTTTTAAAACCAACATCATCAAAAAAAGCTATAAAAGACAAAACTGTATCATGGGAAACAAAAAAACAGTCTTTAAGCCCAAAATTAATTCTTGAACATATACCAAAAAGAAGAAAAGCACTTGAACAAGTTAAAAATGCACAATTAATAATGGAAAATGGGAAAATTAAGATAACTTGGGAAAATCCTAAACACCATGATTTAAAAGGTGTAAAAGTTATTAAAAATGCATATAGAAAACCATACTCAACACATGATGGTCAAAAACTTTTTGCTGGAATGGATAATTATACATTTGATGATTTTGGTGCTACTGATATTGATAAATATTATGCAATATTTACTTATGATGAAGTTCCAAATTATTCAAAACCTATAATATTAAAATATAAAGCAAGATAG
- a CDS encoding gamma carbonic anhydrase family protein — protein MILKFKEYYPSIAPSAWVAPSADVIGQVTIGENSSVWFQCVLRSDVNKTIIGKNTNIQDLSMIHTDVDSQTIIGDNVTIGHKVMLHGCKIEDNCLIGMSATILDNAVIGKGSIVGANSLVTSGKVFPPNSLIMGSPAKVVKQLNDEDEQKLIKHAAHYVDYKNDYS, from the coding sequence ATGATTTTAAAGTTTAAAGAATATTATCCATCAATTGCACCTAGTGCTTGGGTTGCTCCAAGTGCAGATGTAATTGGTCAAGTTACTATTGGTGAAAATTCATCAGTATGGTTTCAATGTGTTTTAAGATCAGATGTAAATAAAACTATAATTGGTAAAAATACAAATATTCAAGATTTATCAATGATTCATACAGATGTTGATTCACAAACAATTATTGGAGACAATGTAACAATTGGTCATAAAGTTATGCTTCATGGTTGCAAGATTGAAGATAATTGTTTAATTGGAATGAGTGCAACTATTTTGGATAATGCAGTAATAGGTAAAGGCTCTATTGTTGGAGCTAATTCATTAGTAACTTCAGGAAAAGTATTCCCTCCTAATTCATTAATTATGGGAAGTCCTGCAAAAGTTGTTAAACAACTAAACGATGAAGATGAACAAAAATTAATAAAACATGCTGCTCATTATGTTGATTATAAAAATGATTATTCATAA
- a CDS encoding dUTP diphosphatase: MLYKDFKISIKSLGFLSIEDFMKYIGVRSLDVLEWEEKDEVPYTVSLIVHLLKGENELPNNTALDNVVEECLPLASFLEEASSFPYKLEEMFLLQKELNDSTNGKNWELGSNKFGKEINWLRCIHMEVAELIDSAPWKHWKNITADADMKNVHVELVDIWHFLMSYILQETNVPKGVSLVNTHCIYEAVENVDVKLMIKESEKLSYIALAIETGNMPIFSGIERFIDQFFRTCKISGLSFTWLQKLYIGKNCLNKFRQDNGYKEGSYIKEWNGREDNVVMIEIIDTMENVSFDILYGELTKAYNKCK; encoded by the coding sequence TTGTTATATAAAGATTTTAAAATTAGTATTAAATCATTGGGGTTTTTATCAATTGAAGATTTTATGAAATACATAGGAGTTAGATCATTAGATGTTTTAGAATGGGAAGAAAAAGATGAAGTTCCATATACAGTATCTTTGATTGTTCATTTATTAAAAGGTGAAAATGAGCTTCCAAATAATACAGCATTAGATAATGTTGTTGAAGAGTGTTTACCTTTGGCTTCATTTTTAGAAGAAGCATCGTCTTTTCCATATAAGCTAGAAGAAATGTTTTTATTACAAAAAGAGTTAAATGACTCAACAAATGGCAAAAACTGGGAACTAGGTAGTAATAAATTTGGGAAAGAGATCAATTGGCTTAGATGTATTCATATGGAAGTTGCAGAATTAATTGATTCTGCACCTTGGAAACATTGGAAGAATATAACAGCAGATGCTGATATGAAAAATGTACATGTTGAATTAGTTGATATCTGGCATTTCTTAATGTCTTATATTTTACAAGAAACAAATGTACCTAAAGGTGTATCTTTAGTAAATACTCATTGCATATATGAAGCAGTAGAGAATGTTGATGTTAAATTAATGATCAAAGAGTCTGAGAAATTATCTTATATTGCATTAGCAATTGAAACAGGAAATATGCCAATATTTAGTGGAATAGAAAGATTTATTGATCAATTTTTCAGAACATGTAAGATTTCTGGTCTTTCATTTACATGGTTACAAAAACTTTATATTGGTAAAAATTGCTTAAATAAATTTAGACAAGATAATGGGTATAAAGAGGGATCTTATATAAAAGAGTGGAATGGTAGAGAAGATAATGTTGTTATGATTGAAATTATTGATACTATGGAAAATGTTAGTTTTGATATTTTATATGGTGAACTAACTAAGGCATATAATAAGTGTAAATAA
- a CDS encoding PAS domain-containing sensor histidine kinase — translation MQLKELVSNLKKNKLVIIRYWINNEKIISILNAHKIDKELFIKRYAFCLLDYYIDLITQKVEIGQSSTINDFLNYLNKQDIKSEELFILCIGFKNALIEYLSELNVNSLEISTQINKLSEIILENFLEVYSKTAKYIQEALNKSASIVDKQVILSRTDSNGIILKVSSAFCKINGYTSSELVGRTHALLKHKDTAKETIDNLWETIKAGKVWSGELKNIKKNGDFYWVETTIYPNFDNMGRIITYDAISQDITSRKVIDSQQNLLIEQSKHVAMGEMISMIAHQWRQPLQAVSILVQKIPLTKMSGGQITDELVNSVVHDVGVQLQYMSKTIDDFRDFFKPNRKKEFIDLSIIINKSADFLGYLLKANAVKLNIKNNIQVKIFVYLNEIVQVIINIIKNSCDALNEKGIENKIINISTIKEIDYIYIIIEDNAGGIPDNVIGKIFEPYFSTKTNKNGTGLGLYMCKTIIEDHSNGTIGVENTNIGAKFTIKLPLK, via the coding sequence ATGCAATTAAAAGAGCTAGTTAGTAATTTAAAAAAGAATAAATTAGTAATAATTAGATATTGGATTAATAATGAAAAAATAATATCTATATTAAATGCTCATAAAATCGATAAAGAACTATTTATTAAAAGGTATGCTTTTTGTTTATTAGATTATTATATTGATTTAATAACACAAAAGGTAGAAATAGGGCAATCATCGACAATAAATGATTTTCTTAACTATTTAAACAAACAAGATATTAAATCAGAAGAACTTTTTATTTTATGTATAGGTTTTAAGAATGCATTAATTGAATATCTAAGTGAATTAAATGTTAATTCTTTAGAAATATCAACACAAATCAATAAACTTTCAGAAATTATACTTGAGAATTTTCTTGAAGTATATAGTAAAACTGCAAAATACATTCAAGAGGCATTAAATAAATCAGCTAGTATTGTTGATAAACAAGTTATTTTATCTAGAACAGATTCAAATGGTATAATATTAAAAGTATCTTCAGCATTTTGTAAGATTAATGGTTATACGAGTTCAGAATTAGTTGGTAGAACTCATGCTTTATTGAAACATAAGGATACAGCAAAAGAGACAATTGATAATTTATGGGAAACGATAAAAGCTGGTAAAGTTTGGTCTGGTGAATTAAAAAATATTAAAAAGAATGGAGATTTTTATTGGGTTGAAACAACAATTTATCCAAACTTTGATAATATGGGACGAATCATCACTTATGATGCAATTTCTCAAGATATAACATCACGAAAAGTAATAGATAGTCAACAGAATTTATTAATTGAACAATCAAAACATGTGGCAATGGGTGAAATGATTTCTATGATTGCTCATCAATGGAGACAACCTTTACAAGCAGTTTCAATTTTAGTTCAAAAAATACCTCTTACTAAAATGTCAGGAGGGCAGATTACTGATGAATTAGTAAATAGTGTAGTTCATGATGTTGGAGTTCAACTTCAGTATATGTCAAAAACTATTGATGACTTTAGGGATTTTTTTAAACCAAATCGTAAGAAAGAATTTATTGATTTATCTATAATTATAAATAAGTCTGCAGATTTTTTAGGATATTTATTAAAAGCTAATGCAGTAAAATTAAATATTAAGAATAATATTCAAGTTAAAATTTTTGTATATTTAAATGAAATAGTACAAGTAATTATAAACATAATAAAAAATTCATGTGATGCCTTAAATGAAAAAGGAATTGAAAATAAAATTATAAATATTAGTACAATAAAAGAAATAGACTATATTTATATTATTATTGAAGATAACGCAGGTGGTATACCTGATAATGTAATAGGAAAAATATTTGAACCATATTTTTCAACTAAAACAAATAAAAATGGAACGGGTTTAGGTTTATATATGTGTAAAACAATAATAGAAGATCATAGTAATGGTACTATTGGAGTTGAGAATACAAATATAGGTGCAAAATTCACAATAAAATTACCATTAAAATAG
- a CDS encoding uracil-DNA glycosylase: protein MSMERIICQKCIYYYVTWEKNKPHGCNAYGFKSQQIPSLVVKRSSKMDCNFYKQKQR from the coding sequence ATGAGTATGGAAAGAATAATTTGTCAAAAGTGTATTTATTATTATGTAACATGGGAAAAAAATAAACCTCATGGTTGTAATGCTTATGGCTTTAAATCACAGCAAATACCTTCTTTAGTTGTTAAAAGATCAAGTAAAATGGATTGTAATTTTTATAAACAAAAACAAAGGTAA
- the recR gene encoding recombination mediator RecR, whose amino-acid sequence MKKGLEKFYDLVEAFESLPTIGKKSALRLAYHIVMNDNYCGIKIAHSIENALKNITKCVKCGSMSEHEICEVCLDDSRDNTKMCIVQSAKDIFIIEDSKQFDGKYFVIEELDQDAIDRLTQFVDENEVETILFAITPSIANDAFILYIEDKLKNRDIRFSKIAQGVPTGVSLENVDILSLSKAIQSKVEV is encoded by the coding sequence ATGAAAAAAGGCCTAGAAAAATTTTATGATTTAGTTGAAGCATTTGAATCTTTACCAACAATTGGTAAAAAATCTGCTTTAAGACTGGCATATCATATTGTTATGAATGATAATTATTGTGGAATAAAAATTGCTCATAGTATTGAAAATGCGTTAAAAAATATCACTAAGTGTGTTAAATGTGGTTCTATGAGTGAACATGAAATATGTGAAGTTTGTTTAGACGATTCAAGAGATAATACAAAAATGTGCATAGTACAAAGTGCTAAGGATATTTTTATTATTGAAGATTCAAAACAATTTGATGGAAAATATTTCGTAATTGAAGAATTAGATCAAGATGCTATTGATAGATTAACACAGTTTGTTGATGAAAATGAAGTAGAAACTATTCTATTTGCTATAACTCCTTCAATTGCAAATGATGCATTTATCTTATATATTGAAGATAAACTAAAAAATAGAGATATAAGATTTAGTAAAATAGCACAGGGAGTTCCAACTGGTGTTAGTTTAGAAAATGTTGATATTTTATCATTATCAAAAGCAATTCAAAGTAAGGTAGAAGTTTAA
- the dnaJ gene encoding molecular chaperone DnaJ has protein sequence MTEIDYYELLEVSKDAEQGTIKKAYRKMAMKYHPDKNPGDNEAEERFKAVNEAYQVLSDQEKRAIYDRHGKAGLEGHGQQRGGFSGGFDDLGSVFEEMFGSAFGGGGRNSRRQRKSYNYNLDVVIEVKLEFNEAIFGCNKNIKYKYKTACKSCKGTGAKDGKLSTCPTCGGQGQVHARQGFMTFAQTCPTCQGSGQAASSPCKSCNGTGYDEVKDNFKVDIPEGVNDGMRIRVSNKGNIAPDGTRGDLYLEVSVKEDSHFVRHDDDIYYEAPIFFTQVALGGKIKIPGLRGELELDIPVGVKDKQQLTFKNEGVKSVQGYGKGNLIVQIKIEYPKKINEEQKELLEKLQESFGIESKPHEKSFENMFDKVKKWFS, from the coding sequence TTGACTGAAATAGATTATTATGAATTATTAGAAGTAAGCAAAGATGCTGAACAAGGTACAATTAAAAAAGCTTATAGAAAAATGGCTATGAAGTATCATCCTGATAAAAACCCAGGGGATAATGAAGCTGAAGAGAGATTTAAAGCAGTTAACGAAGCATATCAAGTATTAAGTGATCAAGAAAAAAGAGCAATTTATGATAGACATGGAAAGGCTGGTCTTGAAGGTCATGGTCAACAAAGAGGTGGTTTCTCTGGTGGATTTGATGACTTAGGTTCAGTATTTGAAGAAATGTTTGGTTCTGCTTTTGGTGGTGGAGGAAGAAATTCTAGAAGACAAAGAAAATCATACAATTATAACTTAGATGTAGTAATTGAAGTAAAATTAGAATTTAATGAAGCTATTTTTGGTTGTAATAAAAATATAAAATATAAATATAAAACAGCTTGTAAATCTTGTAAAGGTACAGGAGCAAAAGATGGTAAATTATCAACTTGTCCAACATGTGGTGGACAAGGTCAAGTTCATGCAAGACAAGGATTTATGACATTTGCCCAAACATGTCCAACATGTCAAGGTTCAGGTCAAGCTGCTAGTTCACCTTGTAAATCTTGTAATGGAACAGGTTATGACGAAGTAAAAGATAATTTTAAAGTAGATATTCCTGAAGGTGTAAATGATGGAATGAGAATTAGAGTATCTAATAAAGGTAATATTGCACCAGATGGAACAAGAGGTGATTTATACTTAGAAGTTTCAGTAAAAGAAGATTCTCATTTTGTAAGACATGATGATGATATTTATTATGAAGCTCCTATTTTCTTTACTCAAGTTGCACTTGGTGGGAAAATTAAAATTCCTGGATTAAGAGGTGAATTAGAACTTGATATCCCTGTTGGAGTAAAAGATAAACAACAACTTACATTTAAAAATGAAGGTGTAAAATCTGTTCAAGGATATGGGAAAGGTAATCTAATAGTACAAATTAAAATTGAATATCCTAAAAAGATAAATGAAGAACAAAAAGAATTACTTGAAAAATTACAAGAAAGTTTTGGAATAGAGAGTAAACCACATGAAAAAAGTTTTGAAAATATGTTTGACAAAGTTAAAAAGTGGTTTTCATAA
- a CDS encoding ferritin-like domain-containing protein, translated as MDYFFTLEEILLASEPKNKIEKFNKFYEKFLNNDFEFNDSYEPYELKEPSYVSFLEIVKPTMLPKIKNFNTEEGKRYLIHTILHIEYSAIDLALDAAVRFKNMPKKYYEDWLSVASDEIRHFLMLEELLKELNGKYGDFPVHKNLFEALQATPTFLRRMAAVPRYLEANGLDQNPKIMQKLKSNNDPFNRKILKVLEIILEEEVDHVTKGDVWYKYACDLENVPYDSTYLEIIEDVFPGSTKRKMDLNFEARKQAGFSCAVLKVLSKKTDCV; from the coding sequence ATGGATTATTTTTTTACACTTGAAGAAATTTTATTAGCAAGTGAACCTAAAAATAAAATAGAAAAGTTTAATAAGTTTTATGAGAAGTTTTTAAATAATGATTTTGAGTTTAATGATTCATATGAACCATATGAGTTAAAAGAACCGTCATATGTATCTTTTTTAGAAATTGTTAAACCAACAATGTTACCAAAAATTAAAAACTTTAATACAGAAGAGGGTAAAAGATATTTAATACATACTATTTTACATATTGAATATTCTGCAATTGATTTAGCACTTGATGCAGCTGTGAGATTTAAAAATATGCCAAAAAAATATTATGAAGATTGGTTAAGTGTTGCTTCGGATGAAATTAGACATTTTTTAATGTTAGAAGAATTATTAAAAGAATTAAATGGTAAGTATGGAGATTTTCCTGTACATAAAAATTTATTTGAAGCCTTACAAGCTACACCAACATTTTTACGAAGAATGGCGGCAGTTCCTAGATATTTAGAAGCAAATGGTTTAGACCAAAATCCAAAAATTATGCAAAAATTAAAATCTAATAATGATCCTTTTAATAGAAAAATATTAAAAGTTTTAGAAATAATTTTAGAAGAGGAAGTTGACCATGTAACAAAAGGTGATGTTTGGTACAAATATGCTTGTGATTTAGAAAATGTACCTTATGATTCAACATATTTAGAAATTATTGAAGATGTTTTCCCTGGTTCTACAAAAAGAAAAATGGATTTAAATTTTGAAGCTAGAAAACAAGCAGGTTTTTCTTGTGCTGTTTTAAAAGTATTATCAAAAAAAACAGATTGTGTATAA
- a CDS encoding MBL fold metallo-hydrolase codes for MDIKVQPMGDYQTNCYVVTIDNKDLIIDPGVDALRWIKTQVTNPIAILNTHGHFDHVWSNAEVKKTYDIKIYTPKDDNFMLEKDPYGLGMPPSCADVLVEHDEEIEIQGIKIKFHYFPGHTPGCSAIQIGKHLFTGDFIFKGTIGRFDFPYSNASSMKESIKKILTWNDDFHIYPGHGDKTTLKSEIHTLKQWESCI; via the coding sequence ATGGATATAAAAGTACAACCAATGGGTGATTATCAAACAAATTGTTATGTCGTAACAATAGATAATAAAGATTTAATAATTGATCCAGGTGTAGATGCATTAAGATGGATAAAAACACAAGTTACTAATCCAATTGCAATATTAAATACGCATGGACATTTTGATCATGTTTGGTCAAATGCAGAAGTTAAAAAAACTTATGATATAAAAATATACACACCTAAAGATGATAACTTTATGTTAGAAAAAGATCCATATGGACTAGGTATGCCACCATCATGTGCTGATGTGCTAGTAGAACACGATGAAGAGATTGAGATTCAAGGAATCAAAATAAAATTCCATTATTTTCCAGGTCATACTCCAGGATGTTCAGCAATTCAAATAGGTAAGCATTTATTTACAGGTGATTTTATATTTAAAGGCACAATTGGAAGATTTGATTTTCCTTATTCTAATGCATCTTCAATGAAAGAAAGTATTAAAAAAATTTTGACATGGAATGATGATTTCCATATCTATCCAGGACATGGAGATAAAACAACATTAAAAAGCGAAATTCATACATTAAAACAGTGGGAATCTTGCATATAA
- a CDS encoding GGDEF domain-containing protein — MDRTCENIIKKNEELKLLNTLNHIYLSIFNHLKKEYNISQLEILLKTIDKTNSLFKSEDIITDKYLTNLKYIENDSTQIYFLIYSKTSEDNELISKNLPKLKLSLEFFSSTLYNKYLEKSIHELSIVDSLTGAFNRSYLDAYIDNILNISNREQKKVGFLKIGIDQFKAVVDEFDYAIADKVLIELTNTLKQSIRISDIVIKMSEDEFLVILLNVINENNATIVSEKLINNFSKRKVLVNKSLKHTLKKTICIGMSIYPDDATNIDDAIKRADIALYEARNMGRNRHYKYSEESINSIDFF, encoded by the coding sequence TTGGATAGAACTTGTGAAAATATTATTAAAAAGAATGAAGAGTTAAAGTTATTAAATACTTTAAATCATATTTACTTATCTATATTTAATCATTTAAAAAAAGAATATAATATAAGCCAATTAGAAATATTATTAAAAACTATAGATAAAACTAATTCTCTTTTTAAATCAGAAGATATTATTACTGATAAATATTTAACTAATTTAAAATATATAGAAAATGATAGTACTCAAATATATTTTTTAATTTATTCTAAAACTTCTGAAGATAATGAACTGATTAGTAAAAATTTACCGAAATTAAAACTCTCATTAGAATTCTTTTCGTCAACTTTATATAATAAATATCTAGAAAAATCAATTCATGAATTATCCATTGTAGATTCACTAACTGGTGCATTTAATAGGTCTTATTTAGATGCTTATATTGATAATATACTTAATATATCAAATAGAGAACAAAAAAAAGTTGGTTTTCTAAAAATTGGTATTGATCAATTTAAAGCCGTAGTTGATGAATTTGATTATGCAATTGCAGATAAAGTATTAATTGAGTTAACAAATACATTAAAACAGAGTATACGAATATCAGATATTGTTATTAAAATGTCTGAAGATGAATTTTTAGTTATTTTACTAAATGTTATTAATGAGAATAATGCTACAATAGTCTCAGAGAAATTAATTAATAATTTTTCCAAAAGAAAAGTTTTAGTTAATAAAAGTTTAAAACATACACTCAAAAAAACAATTTGTATAGGTATGTCTATATATCCTGATGATGCAACAAATATTGATGATGCAATTAAAAGAGCAGATATTGCTTTATATGAAGCAAGAAATATGGGAAGAAATAGACATTATAAATATAGTGAAGAGAGTATAAATTCAATAGATTTCTTTTAG